The Candidatus Saccharibacteria bacterium sequence ATAAACTGCGTAACAAAGGAGTGTCTGGCATGAAAAATTCTCTCAGAAATAATGGCCTTGCGACCGCGATGTTTGCTATTTTTGCCGTATCTATTGTTGGCATGAGTCTGGCGGGATGGAGCTCGGAAAACGAAGATCGCGCGGAACATGGCCGAACGTCCCAAGGCTATGTCGAATATATTACCAGTGGCTCGTACATTGAGGCCGTATTTGAAAACTGGGAGAGCGAGTTTTTGCAAATGTGGGCGCTTGTGATCCTTACGGTCTTCTTATATCAGAAAGGCTCAACCGACTCCAAGCCGCTTCGTGGCAAAGCGTCGCAAGACACGTCATCGCGGTACTCAATCATTGAGGCAGACTCGTGGCATAAACGCGGAAAAGCTATCGTGCATGGCTTATACGCACATTCGCTGGGAATCGCTCTGTTTGGTATTTTTATTGCGTCGTTTGCGCTTCATGCCGTAGGCGGTGCGCAGGCATACAACGAGCTAGCGGTGCTTCATGGAGGTGAAGCAATGAGCGTGTTTGGCTATTTGGGTACGTCACAGTTTTGGTTTGAGTCGCTTCAAAACTGGCAGAGTGAATTTTTGGCGGTGGGAGCGCTGCTTGTTCTTTCGATTTACCTTCGGGAGCGCGGCTCGCAGCAATCCAAGCCAGTGGGCCGGCGCTACGATCACAAAACAGGCGAATAAAAATACCCCGCTCTACGCGGGGTATTCGGTATGTTAGACGGTCGCTTTGGTGTCTTTCTTTTTCTTTTTTACTTCTCTGCGTTTGTCTTGGGTTTTGGCCATGGTGTATCCTTTTCGATTTAGATTTACGGTTATTTTTTGAAAAAGATTCTTACCTTTTCATGTCGGTAATAGCTCCATTACTGTGTACTGTATAGTATAGCAAATCTACCGCAACTTTGCGTGGCCTAAACCATAAGTATTATAATAAGTAAGAGGTAAAAGCCTAAATGGAGATATGCAATGAATGATACTGATCAATACAAGATGCAAGACCCCGTAAAGCAATACCCCGTGTTGGATATTCCCGAGCAGTCGCAGCCCGAGCCGGGGCTCGATGCAAAACTTATTCCGCTCGCCGACCACGGAGTTATGACCTATAGAGGGTCTGACCGGCTAAAAGGTCGTAGGGCGCTTATAACCGGCGCAGATTCCGGCATAGGCCGAGCTGTGGCAATAGCGTACGCGCGCGAAGGAGCCGATGTTATGCTTAATTACCTTCCGGTTGAGGAGCAAGATGCGCAGGAGACGGCGCGCTACTGCGAAGAGGCGGGCGTGAAAGTAGCGACCTGCGAAGGCGACATTAGCTCGGAAGAGTTTTGCGATACGCTCATTAAGGCGACGGTAGATGAGCTGGGCGGAATCGATATACTCGTTAACAACGCGGGCAAGCAGGTGTATGTCGAGGACATTGCCGACCTCAGCACCGAGCAGCTTCGCAAGACGTTTGAGGTGAATATATTTGCAATGTTTTGGCTAAGTAAGCGCGCGCTACAGCATATGCCAAAGGGTAGCACGATTATAAATACGACGTCTATTCAGGCGTATCAGCCGTCGCCAGGACTTTTAGATTACGCCTCTACCAAGGCGGCGATCGTTGCCTTTACGCACGGCCTCGCAAAGCAGGTGGCGCCAAAAGGTATCCGCGTTAATGCAGTTGCGCCTGGTCCAATATGGACGCCGCTTCAGCCAAGCTACGGCCAGCCGCAAGAAAAACTCACAAAGTTTGGCCAAAACGTACCGCTAGGGCGACCAGGTCAGCCTGCCGAAGTAGCGCCCGCATTTGTGTTTCTTGCTTCGCAGGAATCAAGCTACACAACGGGCGAGGTTATCGGTGTGACCGGCGGCAATCACTTGCCATAGTTACAAAAACACCCCGCCGTAAAAGCGGGGTGTTTTAGCTATCTTAAAGTTATCCAACAATCTTAACAAGTTCGATATCGAATACGAGATCGGAATTTGGCGGAATGTTTGCTGCCGCACGAACTGATCCGTAGGCTTTAGCGGCCGGGATAACAAGCCTGCGAATGCCGCCAACTTTCATACCGGGAACGCCTTCGCCCCAGCCGGCGATAACTTGGTCAAGTCCAAAAGTGATTGAATCGCCGAAATCGTGCGAGCTTTGAAAAATCGTTCCATCTTTGCAAAGTGCGCCGGTGTAATGCGCGTTTATTGTGGCGTGTGGCTGTACTTCGTCGCCGTCGCCCTGTTTGATGTCAATGATCTGCAATTCCGGTACCGACGCAACTGGCGTAAAATCAGCTAGCTTAGTTCCTTCGAGTTTTGATGGGGTGTCGTTGTTCATCTTTCTATAGTAACAAACAACAGGGCGGTTTTGCGATGATGAAGAGACACGAGTAAAATAGTAATAGGGAGGTATTTATGAATGTAAACGACACAAGAAAAGAAGTGCAACGTCTGCAGATTAATGCCGACGATAAGCGCAAACAGGCACAAAAATTGACAGAGAATCTTGCTAGACCCGATGTTCTAAGCGACCTAGATAAGGCCGGGGCTGTTCGCTCCGAGGCGGATAAGCTGATCGATGAGGCTGAGCGCCTTGCGCGAGATGCGGCAGAGAAGGATCGGCAGGCATTAGAGCTTGAGCGTCGCGCTCAAGACATAGAGCGGCAGCAGGCCGAGCTCGACAAGCAGCATAAAAGCGAGATGGATAAGCTGGAGCGTGAGAAAAACGCGCTGCGAGGAACGATTGGATCAATCTTTTAAATGTAGGAGGGATATATGCCATACAAATCTAAAAGCGAGCTGCCCGAAAGCGTGCGAAACGTTTTACCCGACCACGCGCAGGGAATTTACAAAGAGGCATTTAACAGTGCCTACGATGAATACGACAAGCCCGAAGAGCGCAGAGGTGATGCTGATCGCGAAGAGGTAGCGCATAAAGTAGCCTGGGCTGCTGTAAAAAAGAAGTACGAAAAAGGTGCCGACGATAAGTGGCATGAAAAGTAGCCAAGACCCGTTCGCGATACTTAATGATTCGGTAGATGTTGTAGCCCAGCGACTGCTTGGCTGCGAGCTTGTCCGCGAAATAGACGGCCAGACAGTGCGCGTAAGAATCGTTGAAACCGAAGCGTACGATCAGACCGATGCGGCAAGCCACAGTTACAAAGGTAAGACGCCGCGCACCGAGATAATGTTTGGTCCCAGCGGGCATTTGTATGTGTATTTTACCTATGGCATGCACTATTGCTGCAATGTAGTGGTGGGCGAGGTGGGCTACGGCGCAGCGGTGCTTATTCGGGCGGTAGAGCCAATCGAAGGTGAGGACGCTATGGCGGCGCAGAGACCCTATAAAAATGGCATTGAGTTAACGAACGGTCCATCGAAATTGTGTCAGGCCCTTGGTATCGACCGTAAAATGAACGGCCATGATCTTCATGAACCTCCGTTTCGGCTTGTTATACAACCAAAGCGTCCGCAAGCAGAGATTGTGACGACAAAGCGCGTAGGGATCAGTCAGGCAAAAGAGACGCTATGGCGGTACTATCTACAGGGTAATCCGTATGTGTCGGGTAAGCACAGGCACATTGACAAATAATAAATAAGGAGTATAATAAACAAAGGAAGTCCATCCGACTGTCGCCATAACTGGCGCTCTCTAGAGATTGAGGTTGAGTAGCTGTGCTGCAGACATTGCTTGCGCTCTACTATCAGCTCACGGGGCAACGTGGGCGCACGCCCGAAGAACCCGAGGTCCCCATGCGGATCATCGAAGTTCCTTCGCCGTTCTACCGCCACCCGCCGTCTCTCCAGCTCGTTCCCGACACACGCCCCCAGGGGTAAGTGTCGCGGTGAGCGACGAATGGGCAACTTGCCGTCACCTGCGCGAATTTGCGTGGGTGACGGCATATTTGCTATTGCATGCCTGCTACGTTGGCTGTATACTATGGACAGTACATTCCGGCCGGCAGGTCGGATTTTTTCATAGAAGAAAGGAATTCACTTATGGAAGATATCAACGTTAAACAACTTACTCTCGCTGTCCGTACGATTGCCGAGGAAAAAAACCTCCCCGAAGAAACGGTCATGGCGGTTATTGAACAGGCTATTGCAGCTGCATGGCGCCGCGACAACGGTGAGCGCGACCAAGAAGTTCGTGCCGAGCTAAACACAGTAGACGGTACGGCGAACGTATTCGTATCACGCGAAGTAGTAGAAGAAGTCGGTAGCGAATCTGTCGAGATTAGTCTTGAAGATGCCCGCAAAGTAAAAGCAGACGCCGAAATCGGTGATTCAATCGAGGAAAAGCACGAAGTTGTATCATTTGGTCGCGTTGCTGCGCAAACAGCAAAGCAGGTCGTGTTGCAGCGTCTTCGCGAAGCAGAGCGTGAAGTCGTTCTTGAAGAATACGAAGACAAGATCGGCACAATCGTAACCGGTACTGTTCAGCGTGTTGAGCCACGTGTTATTCGTGTTGAGCTTGGCAAAGCAACCGGTATTATTCCGCAGAGCGAACAGATTCAGGGCGAGTTTTACAGTATTGGTTCACGTATCAAGGTGTTTATTAAAGATATCGAGCGCGATAACCGCGGCCCTCAGCTTATCCTTTCTCGCGGCAACGAAGCATTTGTCGAGCACCTATTCCGCCAAGAAGTTCCCGAAATGGAAACTGGCGCAGTAGAAATCAAAGCAATTGCCCGCGAAGCTGGTCGCCGCACGAAGCTTGCTGTTCGCAGCAACGTACCTGGCGTTGACCCTGTTGGCACGTTTGTTGGTGGACACGGAACTCGTGTTCAGGCGGTTATGAACGAAATTGGCGATCAAGAAAAGATCGACATCATTACGTTCGACGAAGGGTCAGAGCAGTTTATCCGTAACGCACTAAGCCCAGCCGAAGTCTCAAGCGTTGTTATCGACGAAGCCGCAAAGCGCGCAAAGGTGTTTGTTGCTGAAGACCAGCAGTCTATCGCTATTGGTCGTGGTGGCCAAAACGTTCGCCTTGCAAGCCGTCTTACTGGCTACGAACTTGATATTGAAACGGCCGTTCCTGCTGAAAAACCAGCAGAAGCAAAGCCTCGCAAGAATATTGAAGACAGCCTAATGAGCGCTGTTGAAGAGTCGACCGAAGACTAGTTTTAGGCCGCTCAAAAAAAGATTAGCACTCGCTTGACGTGAGTGCTAATTTTTATATATACTAAGTATAGTGAAAGCGTAAAGTAATTAAAAACGCTTGCGCAAGGTTTAGGGAGGACTGATAATAAAACTATGGCCGATGAATTCGCCGAATTTGTATCACATTTGACCGAAAACGCGCGTATCAGTTTGCAACACGCGGATGCTATTGCGCGTGGCTACGGCAGCGCTTATATCGGCACCGAACACCTCCTTTTGGGCGTTTTGGCGCAGGGTTCATCTGTGGGCGCTAAGGTTCTTGCCGATGCCGGCGTGACGCTCGATAGGGCTGAACTTGCGCTTAATCTTACGCCGCGCACGCTTATTGTTAGCACCGGCGCCAAAGGTCTTTCGGAAACCGCCAAGCTTACCCTCAAAATGAGCTGGGAAATCGCTCAGGAGTTTCATCAGGATAGCCTTGGCACCGAGCATATTTTGTATAGTATTCTTACGCAAAAAAACGCTCGTGCTACGGTACTTTTGCGCGACATGAATGTTGATGTTAGTGAGCTTATCAGTGATCTGGAAGACTTTTTCGGCAGGCAGAACAACGACGCCTATATGTCGGAAGACGCCCAGTCAACTCAAACGAAAAAGCAAAAAACAAAGGGCGGAGCGCTAGAGACCTTTGGAACTGATTTAACTGCGCGCGCAAAAGCGGGTAACCTCGACCCTGTTATTGGGCGTGATAGCGAAGAAGAGCGTATGGTGACGATTCTTAGTCGTCGCACCAAGAATAACCCTGTGCTTATTGGCGAGCCGGGTGTTGGCAAGACCGCAATTGTTGAAGGCCTGGCGCAGCGTATTGCGCGCGAGGACGTACCTGATCATCTGCTAGATAAGCGCGTAATTCAGCTTGATCTTGCCGCTATGATTGCCGGCACAAAGTACCGCGGTGAGTTTGAGGAGCGTCTTAAGAAGGTGGTTGATGAGCTGCGCCAGCAAAAGAACGTTATTATATTTATCGACGAGCTTCATTTGCTTGTGGGCGCGGGTGCTGCCGAGGGTGCGTTAGATGCCGCAAATATGTTAAAGCCTGCGCTGGCTCGTGGTGAGTTGCACATGATTGGCGCGACGACATTCGACGAATACCGCAAGCATATCGAAAAAGACGCGGCGCTCGACCGCAGGTTTCAGTCAATTATCGTGGGCGAGCCAAACCTTAAGGATACGATTGCTATTCTAAAAGGCCTCCGTTCGTACTACGAAAAACACCACGGCGTATCCATGAGCGACGAAATACTCGAAGATGCCGTATATATGGCCGACCGCTACGTGAGTGAGCGGTTTATGCCCGACAAAGCGATCGATGTTATAGACGAAGCGGCCGCTTTGGTGCGCGTGAAGGCTGGGCATAAGCCAAGTCGTGTTCGTGATTTTACAAAACAGTTGAAAAACCTGAATGAAAAAATGGAAGATGCCGTTGCAAGTGAAGATTACGAACGAGCGGCGCTTTACAAGACCCGTATCAGCCAAATCACCAAACAGCTCGATGAGGCAAAGATAGATCTGGAAAAAAAGACGCCTATCACATTAAAAGACGACGATATCGCGCATGCTATTTCGACCATGACAGGTATTCCGGTAAAGCGCGTTCAAAAGTCTGAAGCCAAGTTGCTTCGCTCGCTCGAAAAACACCTTGGTCGCTATATTATTGGGCAAAAAGAGGCTGTCGAAAAGGTTGCGCGTGCTATTAGGCGCAGCCGAAGTGGCGTTGCTAGCAATAAGCGCCCAATTGGTTCATTCGTATTTATGGGCCCGACTGGTGTCGGTAAGACTGAGCTTGCCAAGGTAGTGGCGCGCGAAGTGTTCGGTAGTGATGACGCACTTATCAAGATCGACATGAGCGAGTTTGGTGAACGACACAACACGAGCCGCCTATTGGGTGCGCCGGCCGGTTATATAGGCTACGAAGACGGTGGCCAGTTGACTGATAAAATTCGCCGTCAACCATACAGTGTTGTGCTGTTCGATGAGATCGAAAAGGCTCACCCAGAGGTATTCCAGTTGCTACTTCAGTTACTCGAAGAAGGAAAACTGACCGACGCAAAGGGGCGAAGCGTCGACTTTACGAACGCGATCATTATCCTTACGAGCAACCTCGGCGCCGATCGCATGATGAAAGAGTCGAGCCTTGGCTTTCATGCAGCGGGTAAGTCGGACGAGAAGAAACTCGACGAAGCGCACGAAGAAAACGCGGCTGCCGCAAAGGATGCACTATCGAAGATGATGCGCCCTGAGCTGATTAACCGATTCGATAGTATTGTGACTTTCCGTGCGCTAACACGAAAAGAAGTCAGCAAGATTTTCGATAATCTCATTGAAGAGCTACAAGATAGGCTTATTCATAAAGGTATTCATCTTGTCGTAAAACCTGCTGCGAAAAAGTTCTTGATTGCAAAAGGCTACGACGAAAAATTCGGCGCACGGCCTCTTAGGCGCGCTATTCAAGATGAACTTGAGCATGTTATTGCCGACGGCATTCTTTCGGGAGCGTACGAAAAAGGCAGTGTTCTTGAAGCAACGGCACAAAAAGGCGCTATAATAGTAACTGTTAAGCATGAAGCAGCATAAAACAGAACGAGGGTTCATTGTTGGGCTAAGCGCGGCCATTCTTAGTGTTGTTGTTGCGATTGTTCTTCTTGTTAATAGGCAGTATTTTGTCGATCAAATGACAGTTTGGCAATATACTCCCTCGCCTGAAATTGCATCTTTTGCCGAGCGAACGAGCATGAATGATACGGGAAAGTTCTACTTTTATGCAAGTCAGCCATCACTAGAAGCGGCAGCGAGCTTTAATGAAAAGTGCGACCGTAAAGAGGAAAGCACGGCAATTCTTGGCTGCTACAATGGCCAGTATATCTACATTTACGACGTAGATGACGCCACGCTCGATGGCATTCGCGAGGTGACGGCAGCGCACGAGATGTTACACGCTGCTTATGTGCGCATGAACGACAAAGATAAAAGCCGGGTAAACGCGCTTATCGAAGAAGAGTATGCAAAACTTAAAGCGAACGCTGATTTTTCGGAAAGAATGGATTTTTACGCACGAACCGAACCTGGTGAGCGTGATAACGAACTCCACTCGATAATTGCTACCGAGGTTGCGGATATCAGTCCGGCGCTTGAACAGCACTACAAAACGTACTTCACTGATCGTTCTAAAGTTGTAGCGCTCCACACAAGGTACGCGAAAATATTTAGCGAATTGCAAACAAAAGCAACCAAGTTATCTTCGGAACTTACCGAGCTAGGTGATAAAATTGAGGCTGCGTCGTTTACATACAACAAAGACATCGCCGCATTTAACCAGGACGTTGATGAATTTAAGCAAAAAATCGATAATGGCGAGTTTACAACACAAGCGCAAGTAAACGCGGCTCGAAATTCTCTTCTGGCAAGAGCTGATGACCTCGATGCTCGTCGCACGGCGATTAACAAAGATGTTGCGCTATATAATACGCGTCGGGCGGAGCTAGCGAAGATCGCTGCACAGTCCGAGGCTTTAAATCGCAGTATCGACAGTAGCCTGTCGCCCTCGCCTAGTCTATAATAGGTGTAATGGCTAAATCAAAATCTCTCTTTACCTGTCAAAACTGTGGTGCGAACTATCCAAAATGGACGGGTAAATGCGAAAACTGTGGCGAGTGGAACTCGCTTGTTGAACAAGTAGTGTCAGGCGGCAAATCTGTGGTGGCAAAAAGTGCGAGTAGCGGTCGCGTATTGTCGCCACAAACGATGCAATCTATTTCTACGGAAGAATCGGTAAAGCGCATGACGACAGGGTATGAAGATCTTGATATCGTTCTTGGCGGTGGAATCTTGCCGGGCGGCGTGCTGCTTATGGCCGGACAACCGGGAATCGGTAAAAGTACCTTGCTGCTGCAGGTAGCGGGCGAAGTAGGGAAAGCCCAACCGGTGTTGTATGCAAGCGGTGAGGAATCTGCGAGCCAGGTAAAGCTGCGGGCCGAGCGTCTAGGTGCTAACAAGCGCGAACAGCTCCATTTTGTGGCGAGCACCAGCGCCGACGATATTGCGGCGACGATTCGCTCGGGTGCGTACAAACTGGTCATTATCGACTCTATCCAAACACTCACGCTTGAAGAAATTACGTCGGCGCCTGGTACGGTGAGTCAAATCACAAACAGCAGCAACGTGATTATTCGTGCGGCTAAAGAAGCTGGGGCGGCTGTGGTATTGGTGGGGCATGTGACAAAAGAGGGCAGTATTGCTGGGCCAAAAGTGCTTGAGCACCTTGTTGACGTTGTGTTGCAGTTCGAGGGCGATCGTTACGGTGGATTCAAGGTAGTGCGGGCGGTAAAAAACCGTTACGGCTCTACTAATGAAGCGGCAATTTTTGAAATGTACGAACAAGGGCTTCGTGTCGTTGAAAACCCTTCGGCGGCACTACTAGCAGAGCGCCAAAACGCCGATGGCTCGGTGGTTATGGCAACACTAGAGGGCACGCGCCCACTGCTAGTAGAGATACAGGCACTTGTAAATCCTACCAGTTTCGGGTATCCTAAACGTACAGCCTCGGGGTTCGACCTCAACCGACTCAACCTTTTGATCGCCGTTCTAGAGCGACGCACGAAACTGAATTTATCGGATAAAGATATCTATATCAATGTTGTTGGTGGGCTGAAACTCAACGATCCTGCGGCGGATCTTGCTATTTGTATGGCAATTGCGAGTGCAGCTGCCGGCAAGCGCCTAGGCGATGAGTTGGTGGTATTTGGTGAGGTTGGGCTTGGTGGCGAAATCCGCAGTGTCCATAGTGGTGATCGGCGCGTTGCCGAGGCAAAAAAGCTTGGATTTACTCAGGCAATAGCGCCAAAATCAGCGCAAAAGAATTCATTTATAAAGGGTGTCGGCGATTTGCGCCAGGCGCTCATAGACTACTTACAGTAATGTAAGAGAAAGAATAAAACATGGAAACAACAATTCAATTATTTATCGTTATCGCAGTGTTGGCGCTGTTGGCGGAAGTAACCTACTTGGTGGTAAAACTGCCAAGACAAAATCTTATTAAAAAACAGACTCGCCCTATTCTGGTAGACACTTCGGTACTTATCGACGGTCGTATCATTTCGGTGGCGAAATCAGGCTTTATAGGTGACACGCTTGTTATTCCGCGAAGCGTTATTGGGGAGCTACAGTTTCTTGCTGATAACGCCGACCACGACAAGCGCGCTCGTGCTCGCTACGGCCTCGATGTTGTAACGGAGCTTCAAAACATGCCGCATATGGACGTAGAGATCCTTCAAGACGGCAGTAAAGCCGCTGAAGGTGTCGATGAGCGCCTACTGACACTTGCTAAGAAGCATGGCGCTGCAGTGTGTACGATCGATTACAACCTTAATAAGGTGGCCGTCGTCGAAGGCATTACTGTGTTAAACGTGAACGAGCTTGCGCAAAGTTTACGAATGGCGTATTTGCCAGGTGAACGAATGTTACTAGAGCTTGTTCAAAAAGGTCAGGACTCACACCAGGGCGTCGGATACCTTACCGACGGCACGATGGTTGTCGTAGAAAACGCCTCAAAGAATATTGGTCAAACGATTGAGATTGAATTTATCCGTAGCCTACAAACGGCCGCGGGCAAGATGATGTTTGCGCGTCCAGTAGAGCGCAAGCAAGATCAGCAAAAGCAAGCCGTAAAGCCACAAGGTAAAAAGCCTGTTCAGCCACAGCGTCAAAAGCAAGACAAGCGTCAGGATCGTGGAGAGCAAAAGCCAGTAGCTAAGCCGGTGTTCGTAGAGGAGCCTACTCAAGCACCTGCGACTGCTCCGGTTGTGTTTCATAGCGACACGAACGATCATCGCCTTGTAGCGTCGAAAAGGCAGCAGAAGCCTCGCCGCGAGCAATCACAGCAGCAGCGCCAGCCGTCTCAACCTCAAACGTCGGCACGAGGCAACGGCAATGGTGGCCGCGCAAAGCAGCGAACATCAGCAGACCGCGAGGCCTCGCTGCTTGATCTCGTTAATAAGCAGTAACTCTATATCTTTTAACTATAAAAATACCCTCGGAAGTGAGGGTATTTTTTATGTGCGTTAGTTGGTTGCTATCGCCACCATCGACGAGCGTTGTTCCAGCTAACTGCATTCGAGTTATTGCTTGGTGTCGAGCTAACAGTTTCATCGTGAGTGATTGAGTTGTTGGCTGTGTAATACGCGATATCTGTGACTGTTGCGCTAACGGTCGAAGAGCCGTCTTTAAACTCGTACGTTGTTGAGTATGTTCCGCTCGATGAAGCCGGCAATGTCGCAACAATAGTGCTGCCAACCTTTACCTCGACTTGTTTAAGCTTGAAGGTACCCTTTACGACACTAACGTCGATCTTGTTACCCGTGACGGTTATTGTACCCACGCTTGGCTGTACATCGTCACACTTATGCTTGTCGTCGCTCTTGTTTGCATCGTAACCATCTGGCGAGATGTAGATATCTTTCTTTGTAACAGGGTCTTTAAACTTAACGACATCAACTTCGATCTTTGCGGCATCTGGTGTACACTTTGTCGCTTTCTTTCTAGAGACCTTGTCAAACGTTAGCTTGGCGTTTGTTTTCCCTTGGTTTTTGTTATACCAAGAAGGGTAAAGCTCACCACCGATTTTTTGGATTCCAGTCGGCATTGTGTACCATGAACCGCCGTTTGCTGAGTCCCATTTCTTTTCTTTTGCATAGACTTCTTTGTGTGCATACTCCATAACTTCACCAACAATCTTTGCAGGAAGCGATGAGTTACCGTTTGTAAGAACGCGAGTATCTGGGTTACCAAGCCATACGCCCATGGTAAGTGCCGGGCTGTAGCTCATTGTCCAGATATCTTTTGGCTGGCCGCCTTTGTCGGAGGTACCGGTCTTCGTTGCTGTTTTAACGCCTGGAATATACAATCCGTAGAAGTGAGGGCCATAAAGTCCGGCACGGGCGTTGTCGTCGCTAAGGATATCGCTGAGGATATAGGCAACCTGTGGGTCAACGACTTGCTTGCTCTCGTCTTTGTATTTTTTAATTACTTCGCCTTGGCTGTTCTTAACTTCTAAAACAGTACTGACGGGCTTGTAAACTCCCATGCGACCAAGAGATGCAAATGCGTTAACGTGGTCAACCTGGCGCGTTCCACAACCACCGATGGCCGATGAAAGACCAGCTTGGGCGTCGGCACCTTGTGTACAGTAGTTGGTATCGCCAAGCTCTCGAATAGTGTTCAGCGTTGGATCGACACCAGAGATATACATGGCCTTAACGGCTGGAACGTTTCGTGACAGTGCAAGTGATTTACGCAGGTTGATATTACCGCGGTAGCCACCATCTGCATTACGAAGTGGTGCGCCGTAAATACTACTCATAGAGTTATCGTCGGCAAGAATCGAACCACTACCGTAGTTGGCTTTACCTTGGCCTTGGTTAGAGAACAACTGGGCGTAAACTAACGGCTTAATGGTTGAACCTGGCTGAATATAGGCAGTCGCGGCGTTGTCTTGCCCGAAGCCTTTGTAGTTGAAGTCGCGGCTTCCCATCATAGCGACGATCTGGCCGGTCTGCGTATCTTCGACAGTTGCGGCGCCGTTGGTGAAGCCTGCGTATGCTGGAACGTACGATTTGAACATGTCTTTCATGGACTCTTCAAGGCGGTTCTGAATACGGATATCGAGCGTTGTTTTGACAGTGAGACCACCGCGCCCAACAGTTGCTTTACCGAGCTCTTCTTCAAGCTGAGAGCGAACCATTTGTACGAAGTGAGGTGCTTTAATATCTTTATATTGATCAGAGGCGGGTTTAATGTGGTCGAGGATTGGGTATTTTTTCGCTTGGTCGGACTCATCTTGAGTGATGTAGCCAAGCTCAACCATACCGTCGAGCACCTTGTGTTGGCGCACGATAAGTGCCTCGTGGCCGGCTATATTGTAAGGGTCATAAAGCCCTGGCTGGTTTGGAATACCGGCAAGAAGAGCTGCCTCTGGCAATGTAAGATTTTTTGATGATTTACCAAAGTAAGTTTGAGCACCAGACTCGACACCGTTACGGCGACCGCCATATGGCGATTCGTTAAGGTAAAGGTCGAGAATCTGATCTTTGTTGTACATACGCTCAACCTCGATAGCAAGAATCATTTCCTTTACCTTTCGAGGAACGCCGTCGAGGCCGCGCTTTTGGGCTTCATCGGCAAAGAATACCTGTTTTACAAGCTGCTGGGTAAGTGTAGATCCACCCTGGGTGCTTCCACCGCTAGAGTTATTGACGAAGGATCGGATAAGACCGGAGACGCTAATACCTCCGTGCTTGTAAAAATCTTTGTCTTCGATTGCGACGGTCGCCTGTTTCATGTAAGTGTTGATATCTTTGCCATCAACAACCAACTTGTAGTCACCATCACCCTTGTCTTCCCATAGTAATTTACCGTTACGGTCGACGTATTTAGTAACGGTAGTCTGAACACGTTTAGCGAGCTCGCCTGGGCGAATAGTATCGAGGTCTTTGCGGAAGTATGCGAAAAGGGCGCCAACACTAAGTACTGCAAGTAGCGCGGCAACACCAAGAACTTTAAGCGCCATAATGGCACCTTTTTTACTAAACCAGTACCCCCAAAAACGTTTAGGGTGAAGTCTGTAGAGGGTTCGCTTGACCGGGTGCTTTGGCAAACTTGCCAAGTACTCGGCTTTTTTGCGAGCCTCTGCGTCTTTTTTGGTC is a genomic window containing:
- a CDS encoding SDR family oxidoreductase, which codes for MNDTDQYKMQDPVKQYPVLDIPEQSQPEPGLDAKLIPLADHGVMTYRGSDRLKGRRALITGADSGIGRAVAIAYAREGADVMLNYLPVEEQDAQETARYCEEAGVKVATCEGDISSEEFCDTLIKATVDELGGIDILVNNAGKQVYVEDIADLSTEQLRKTFEVNIFAMFWLSKRALQHMPKGSTIINTTSIQAYQPSPGLLDYASTKAAIVAFTHGLAKQVAPKGIRVNAVAPGPIWTPLQPSYGQPQEKLTKFGQNVPLGRPGQPAEVAPAFVFLASQESSYTTGEVIGVTGGNHLP
- a CDS encoding FKBP-type peptidyl-prolyl cis-trans isomerase; translation: MNNDTPSKLEGTKLADFTPVASVPELQIIDIKQGDGDEVQPHATINAHYTGALCKDGTIFQSSHDFGDSITFGLDQVIAGWGEGVPGMKVGGIRRLVIPAAKAYGSVRAAANIPPNSDLVFDIELVKIVG
- the chaB gene encoding putative cation transport regulator ChaB, which produces MPYKSKSELPESVRNVLPDHAQGIYKEAFNSAYDEYDKPEERRGDADREEVAHKVAWAAVKKKYEKGADDKWHEK
- a CDS encoding DNA-3-methyladenine glycosylase, encoding MKSSQDPFAILNDSVDVVAQRLLGCELVREIDGQTVRVRIVETEAYDQTDAASHSYKGKTPRTEIMFGPSGHLYVYFTYGMHYCCNVVVGEVGYGAAVLIRAVEPIEGEDAMAAQRPYKNGIELTNGPSKLCQALGIDRKMNGHDLHEPPFRLVIQPKRPQAEIVTTKRVGISQAKETLWRYYLQGNPYVSGKHRHIDK
- the nusA gene encoding transcription termination/antitermination protein NusA; the protein is MEDINVKQLTLAVRTIAEEKNLPEETVMAVIEQAIAAAWRRDNGERDQEVRAELNTVDGTANVFVSREVVEEVGSESVEISLEDARKVKADAEIGDSIEEKHEVVSFGRVAAQTAKQVVLQRLREAEREVVLEEYEDKIGTIVTGTVQRVEPRVIRVELGKATGIIPQSEQIQGEFYSIGSRIKVFIKDIERDNRGPQLILSRGNEAFVEHLFRQEVPEMETGAVEIKAIAREAGRRTKLAVRSNVPGVDPVGTFVGGHGTRVQAVMNEIGDQEKIDIITFDEGSEQFIRNALSPAEVSSVVIDEAAKRAKVFVAEDQQSIAIGRGGQNVRLASRLTGYELDIETAVPAEKPAEAKPRKNIEDSLMSAVEESTED
- a CDS encoding ATP-dependent Clp protease ATP-binding subunit, with protein sequence MADEFAEFVSHLTENARISLQHADAIARGYGSAYIGTEHLLLGVLAQGSSVGAKVLADAGVTLDRAELALNLTPRTLIVSTGAKGLSETAKLTLKMSWEIAQEFHQDSLGTEHILYSILTQKNARATVLLRDMNVDVSELISDLEDFFGRQNNDAYMSEDAQSTQTKKQKTKGGALETFGTDLTARAKAGNLDPVIGRDSEEERMVTILSRRTKNNPVLIGEPGVGKTAIVEGLAQRIAREDVPDHLLDKRVIQLDLAAMIAGTKYRGEFEERLKKVVDELRQQKNVIIFIDELHLLVGAGAAEGALDAANMLKPALARGELHMIGATTFDEYRKHIEKDAALDRRFQSIIVGEPNLKDTIAILKGLRSYYEKHHGVSMSDEILEDAVYMADRYVSERFMPDKAIDVIDEAAALVRVKAGHKPSRVRDFTKQLKNLNEKMEDAVASEDYERAALYKTRISQITKQLDEAKIDLEKKTPITLKDDDIAHAISTMTGIPVKRVQKSEAKLLRSLEKHLGRYIIGQKEAVEKVARAIRRSRSGVASNKRPIGSFVFMGPTGVGKTELAKVVAREVFGSDDALIKIDMSEFGERHNTSRLLGAPAGYIGYEDGGQLTDKIRRQPYSVVLFDEIEKAHPEVFQLLLQLLEEGKLTDAKGRSVDFTNAIIILTSNLGADRMMKESSLGFHAAGKSDEKKLDEAHEENAAAAKDALSKMMRPELINRFDSIVTFRALTRKEVSKIFDNLIEELQDRLIHKGIHLVVKPAAKKFLIAKGYDEKFGARPLRRAIQDELEHVIADGILSGAYEKGSVLEATAQKGAIIVTVKHEAA